From the genome of Bos taurus isolate L1 Dominette 01449 registration number 42190680 breed Hereford chromosome 2, ARS-UCD2.0, whole genome shotgun sequence, one region includes:
- the PRKAG3 gene encoding 5'-AMP-activated protein kinase subunit gamma-3 isoform 2 (isoform 2 is encoded by transcript variant 2) — protein sequence MEPAELEHALCGSLFSTQTPSWSSFGGPEHQEMSFLEQGDSTSWPSPAMTTSAEISLGEQRTKVSRWKSQEDVEERELPGLEGGPQSRAAAESTGLEATFPKATPLAQATPLSAVGTPTTERDSLPADCTASASSSSTDDLDQGIEFSAPAAWGDELGLVEERPAQCPSPQVPVLRLGWDDELRKPGAQVYMHFMQEHTCYDAMATSSKLVIFDTMLQIKKAFFALVANGVRAAPLWDSKKQSFVGMLTITDFILVLHRYYRSPLVQIYEIEEHKIETWREIYLQGCFKPLVSISPSDSLFEAVYTLIKNRIHRLPVLDPVSGAVLHILTHKRLLKFLHIFRTLLPRPSFLYRTIQDLGIGTFRDLAVVLETAPILTALDIFVDRRVSALPVINEAGQVVGLYSRFDVIHLAAQQTYNHLDISVGEALRRRTLCLEGVLSCQPHETLGEVIDRIAREQVHRLVLVDETQHLLGVVSLSDILQALVLSPAGIDALGA from the exons ATGGAGCCCGCCGAGCTGGAGCACGCACTGTGTGGG TCACTCTTCTCCACACAGACCCCCTCCTGGAGCAGCTTTGGGGGACCCGAGCATCAAG AGATGAGCTTCCTAGAGCAAGGAGACAGCACTTCATGGCCATCACCAGCCATGACCACCAGCGCAGAAATAAGCCTTGGGGAACAGAGGACCAAGGTCTCAAGATGGAAAAGCCAGGAGGATGTAGAGGAAAGGGAGCTGCCAGGCCTGGAGGGAG GTCCCCAGTCCAGGGCAGCTGCTGAGTCCACCGGGCTGGAGGCCACATTCCCCAAGGCCACACCCTTGGCCCAAGCCACTCCCTTGTCCGCGGTGGGCACCCCCACAACAGAACGAGACAGCCTCCCCGCTGACTGTACAGCCTCCGCTTCCAGCTCCAGCACAGACGATCTGGATCAGGGCATAGAGTTCTCAGCCCCAGCAGCGTGGGGGGATGAGCTCGGCCTGGTGGAAGAGAGGCCGGCCCAGTGCCCGTCCCCGCAGGTGCCGGTGCTCAGGCTCGGCTGGGACGATGAGCTGCGGAAGCCAGGGGCTCAGGTCTACATGCACTTCATGCAGGAGCACACCTGCTACGATgccatggcaaccagctccaagCTGGTCATCTTCGACACCATGCTACAG atcaagaagGCCTTCTTTGCCCTGGTGGCCAATGGTGTCCGGGCCGCACCTCTATGGGACAGCAAGAAGCAGAGCTTCGTGG ggATGCTGACTATCACAGACTTCATCTTGGTTCTGCATCGCTATTACCGGTCCCCCCTG GTCCAGATCTATGAGATTGAAGAACACAAGATTGAGACGTGGAGGG AGATCTACCTTCAAGGCTGCTTTAAGCCTCTGGTCTCCATCTCTCCCAGTGACAG CCTGTTTGAAGCTGTCTACACCCTCATCAAGAACCGTATCCACCGCCTGCCGGTCCTGGACCCAGTCTCAGGCGCCGTGCTGCACATCCTCACACACAAACGGCTTCTCAAGTTCCTGCACATCTTT CGCACCCTGCTGCCCCGGCCCTCCTTCCTCTACCGCACCATCCAAGATCTGGGCATCGGCACATTCCGAGACTTGGCCGTGGTGCTGGAAACGGCACCCATCCTCACCGCGCTGGACATATTTGTGGACCGGCGCGTGTCTGCGCTGCCGGTGATCAACGAAGCTG GACAGGTCGTGGGCCTCTACTCCCGCTTTGATGTGATT cacCTGGCAGCCCAACAAACGTACAACCACCTGGATATAAGTGTGGGAGAAGCACTGAGGCGGAGGACGCTGTGTCTGGAGGGAGTCCTTTCCTGCCAGCCCCACGAGACCTTGGGGGAAGTCATCGACCGGATTGCCCGGGAGCAG GTGCACCGGCTGGTGCTTGTGGATGAAACCCAGCACCTCCTGGGTGTAGTGTCCCTCTCCGACATCCTTCAAGCTCTAGTGCTCAGCCCTGCTGGCATCGACGCCCTTGGGGCCTGA
- the PRKAG3 gene encoding 5'-AMP-activated protein kinase subunit gamma-3 isoform 1 (isoform 1 is encoded by transcript variant 1) — MEPAELEHALCGSLFSTQTPSWSSFGGPEHQEMSFLEQGDSTSWPSPAMTTSAEISLGEQRTKVSRWKSQEDVEERELPGLEGGPQSRAAAESTGLEATFPKATPLAQATPLSAVGTPTTERDSLPADCTASASSSSTDDLDQGIEFSAPAAWGDELGLVEERPAQCPSPQVPVLRLGWDDELRKPGAQVYMHFMQEHTCYDAMATSSKLVIFDTMLQIKKAFFALVANGVRAAPLWDSKKQSFVGMLTITDFILVLHRYYRSPLVQIYEIEEHKIETWREIYLQGCFKPLVSISPSDSLFEAVYTLIKNRIHRLPVLDPVSGAVLHILTHKRLLKFLHIFQRTLLPRPSFLYRTIQDLGIGTFRDLAVVLETAPILTALDIFVDRRVSALPVINEAGQVVGLYSRFDVIHLAAQQTYNHLDISVGEALRRRTLCLEGVLSCQPHETLGEVIDRIAREQVHRLVLVDETQHLLGVVSLSDILQALVLSPAGIDALGA, encoded by the exons ATGGAGCCCGCCGAGCTGGAGCACGCACTGTGTGGG TCACTCTTCTCCACACAGACCCCCTCCTGGAGCAGCTTTGGGGGACCCGAGCATCAAG AGATGAGCTTCCTAGAGCAAGGAGACAGCACTTCATGGCCATCACCAGCCATGACCACCAGCGCAGAAATAAGCCTTGGGGAACAGAGGACCAAGGTCTCAAGATGGAAAAGCCAGGAGGATGTAGAGGAAAGGGAGCTGCCAGGCCTGGAGGGAG GTCCCCAGTCCAGGGCAGCTGCTGAGTCCACCGGGCTGGAGGCCACATTCCCCAAGGCCACACCCTTGGCCCAAGCCACTCCCTTGTCCGCGGTGGGCACCCCCACAACAGAACGAGACAGCCTCCCCGCTGACTGTACAGCCTCCGCTTCCAGCTCCAGCACAGACGATCTGGATCAGGGCATAGAGTTCTCAGCCCCAGCAGCGTGGGGGGATGAGCTCGGCCTGGTGGAAGAGAGGCCGGCCCAGTGCCCGTCCCCGCAGGTGCCGGTGCTCAGGCTCGGCTGGGACGATGAGCTGCGGAAGCCAGGGGCTCAGGTCTACATGCACTTCATGCAGGAGCACACCTGCTACGATgccatggcaaccagctccaagCTGGTCATCTTCGACACCATGCTACAG atcaagaagGCCTTCTTTGCCCTGGTGGCCAATGGTGTCCGGGCCGCACCTCTATGGGACAGCAAGAAGCAGAGCTTCGTGG ggATGCTGACTATCACAGACTTCATCTTGGTTCTGCATCGCTATTACCGGTCCCCCCTG GTCCAGATCTATGAGATTGAAGAACACAAGATTGAGACGTGGAGGG AGATCTACCTTCAAGGCTGCTTTAAGCCTCTGGTCTCCATCTCTCCCAGTGACAG CCTGTTTGAAGCTGTCTACACCCTCATCAAGAACCGTATCCACCGCCTGCCGGTCCTGGACCCAGTCTCAGGCGCCGTGCTGCACATCCTCACACACAAACGGCTTCTCAAGTTCCTGCACATCTTT CAGCGCACCCTGCTGCCCCGGCCCTCCTTCCTCTACCGCACCATCCAAGATCTGGGCATCGGCACATTCCGAGACTTGGCCGTGGTGCTGGAAACGGCACCCATCCTCACCGCGCTGGACATATTTGTGGACCGGCGCGTGTCTGCGCTGCCGGTGATCAACGAAGCTG GACAGGTCGTGGGCCTCTACTCCCGCTTTGATGTGATT cacCTGGCAGCCCAACAAACGTACAACCACCTGGATATAAGTGTGGGAGAAGCACTGAGGCGGAGGACGCTGTGTCTGGAGGGAGTCCTTTCCTGCCAGCCCCACGAGACCTTGGGGGAAGTCATCGACCGGATTGCCCGGGAGCAG GTGCACCGGCTGGTGCTTGTGGATGAAACCCAGCACCTCCTGGGTGTAGTGTCCCTCTCCGACATCCTTCAAGCTCTAGTGCTCAGCCCTGCTGGCATCGACGCCCTTGGGGCCTGA
- the PRKAG3 gene encoding 5'-AMP-activated protein kinase subunit gamma-3 isoform X3, whose translation MTQSLFSTQTPSWSSFGGPEHQEMSFLEQGDSTSWPSPAMTTSAEISLGEQRTKVSRWKSQEDVEERELPGLEGGPQSRAAAESTGLEATFPKATPLAQATPLSAVGTPTTERDSLPADCTASASSSSTDDLDQGIEFSAPAAWGDELGLVEERPAQCPSPQVPVLRLGWDDELRKPGAQVYMHFMQEHTCYDAMATSSKLVIFDTMLQIKKAFFALVANGVRAAPLWDSKKQSFVGMLTITDFILVLHRYYRSPLVQIYEIEEHKIETWREIYLQGCFKPLVSISPSDSLFEAVYTLIKNRIHRLPVLDPVSGAVLHILTHKRLLKFLHIFQRTLLPRPSFLYRTIQDLGIGTFRDLAVVLETAPILTALDIFVDRRVSALPVINEAGQVVGLYSRFDVIHLAAQQTYNHLDISVGEALRRRTLCLEGVLSCQPHETLGEVIDRIAREQVHRLVLVDETQHLLGVVSLSDILQALVLSPAGIDALGA comes from the exons ATGACCCAG TCACTCTTCTCCACACAGACCCCCTCCTGGAGCAGCTTTGGGGGACCCGAGCATCAAG AGATGAGCTTCCTAGAGCAAGGAGACAGCACTTCATGGCCATCACCAGCCATGACCACCAGCGCAGAAATAAGCCTTGGGGAACAGAGGACCAAGGTCTCAAGATGGAAAAGCCAGGAGGATGTAGAGGAAAGGGAGCTGCCAGGCCTGGAGGGAG GTCCCCAGTCCAGGGCAGCTGCTGAGTCCACCGGGCTGGAGGCCACATTCCCCAAGGCCACACCCTTGGCCCAAGCCACTCCCTTGTCCGCGGTGGGCACCCCCACAACAGAACGAGACAGCCTCCCCGCTGACTGTACAGCCTCCGCTTCCAGCTCCAGCACAGACGATCTGGATCAGGGCATAGAGTTCTCAGCCCCAGCAGCGTGGGGGGATGAGCTCGGCCTGGTGGAAGAGAGGCCGGCCCAGTGCCCGTCCCCGCAGGTGCCGGTGCTCAGGCTCGGCTGGGACGATGAGCTGCGGAAGCCAGGGGCTCAGGTCTACATGCACTTCATGCAGGAGCACACCTGCTACGATgccatggcaaccagctccaagCTGGTCATCTTCGACACCATGCTACAG atcaagaagGCCTTCTTTGCCCTGGTGGCCAATGGTGTCCGGGCCGCACCTCTATGGGACAGCAAGAAGCAGAGCTTCGTGG ggATGCTGACTATCACAGACTTCATCTTGGTTCTGCATCGCTATTACCGGTCCCCCCTG GTCCAGATCTATGAGATTGAAGAACACAAGATTGAGACGTGGAGGG AGATCTACCTTCAAGGCTGCTTTAAGCCTCTGGTCTCCATCTCTCCCAGTGACAG CCTGTTTGAAGCTGTCTACACCCTCATCAAGAACCGTATCCACCGCCTGCCGGTCCTGGACCCAGTCTCAGGCGCCGTGCTGCACATCCTCACACACAAACGGCTTCTCAAGTTCCTGCACATCTTT CAGCGCACCCTGCTGCCCCGGCCCTCCTTCCTCTACCGCACCATCCAAGATCTGGGCATCGGCACATTCCGAGACTTGGCCGTGGTGCTGGAAACGGCACCCATCCTCACCGCGCTGGACATATTTGTGGACCGGCGCGTGTCTGCGCTGCCGGTGATCAACGAAGCTG GACAGGTCGTGGGCCTCTACTCCCGCTTTGATGTGATT cacCTGGCAGCCCAACAAACGTACAACCACCTGGATATAAGTGTGGGAGAAGCACTGAGGCGGAGGACGCTGTGTCTGGAGGGAGTCCTTTCCTGCCAGCCCCACGAGACCTTGGGGGAAGTCATCGACCGGATTGCCCGGGAGCAG GTGCACCGGCTGGTGCTTGTGGATGAAACCCAGCACCTCCTGGGTGTAGTGTCCCTCTCCGACATCCTTCAAGCTCTAGTGCTCAGCCCTGCTGGCATCGACGCCCTTGGGGCCTGA
- the PRKAG3 gene encoding 5'-AMP-activated protein kinase subunit gamma-3 isoform X4 encodes MTQTPSWSSFGGPEHQEMSFLEQGDSTSWPSPAMTTSAEISLGEQRTKVSRWKSQEDVEERELPGLEGGPQSRAAAESTGLEATFPKATPLAQATPLSAVGTPTTERDSLPADCTASASSSSTDDLDQGIEFSAPAAWGDELGLVEERPAQCPSPQVPVLRLGWDDELRKPGAQVYMHFMQEHTCYDAMATSSKLVIFDTMLQIKKAFFALVANGVRAAPLWDSKKQSFVGMLTITDFILVLHRYYRSPLVQIYEIEEHKIETWREIYLQGCFKPLVSISPSDSLFEAVYTLIKNRIHRLPVLDPVSGAVLHILTHKRLLKFLHIFQRTLLPRPSFLYRTIQDLGIGTFRDLAVVLETAPILTALDIFVDRRVSALPVINEAGQVVGLYSRFDVIHLAAQQTYNHLDISVGEALRRRTLCLEGVLSCQPHETLGEVIDRIAREQVHRLVLVDETQHLLGVVSLSDILQALVLSPAGIDALGA; translated from the exons ATGACCCAG ACCCCCTCCTGGAGCAGCTTTGGGGGACCCGAGCATCAAG AGATGAGCTTCCTAGAGCAAGGAGACAGCACTTCATGGCCATCACCAGCCATGACCACCAGCGCAGAAATAAGCCTTGGGGAACAGAGGACCAAGGTCTCAAGATGGAAAAGCCAGGAGGATGTAGAGGAAAGGGAGCTGCCAGGCCTGGAGGGAG GTCCCCAGTCCAGGGCAGCTGCTGAGTCCACCGGGCTGGAGGCCACATTCCCCAAGGCCACACCCTTGGCCCAAGCCACTCCCTTGTCCGCGGTGGGCACCCCCACAACAGAACGAGACAGCCTCCCCGCTGACTGTACAGCCTCCGCTTCCAGCTCCAGCACAGACGATCTGGATCAGGGCATAGAGTTCTCAGCCCCAGCAGCGTGGGGGGATGAGCTCGGCCTGGTGGAAGAGAGGCCGGCCCAGTGCCCGTCCCCGCAGGTGCCGGTGCTCAGGCTCGGCTGGGACGATGAGCTGCGGAAGCCAGGGGCTCAGGTCTACATGCACTTCATGCAGGAGCACACCTGCTACGATgccatggcaaccagctccaagCTGGTCATCTTCGACACCATGCTACAG atcaagaagGCCTTCTTTGCCCTGGTGGCCAATGGTGTCCGGGCCGCACCTCTATGGGACAGCAAGAAGCAGAGCTTCGTGG ggATGCTGACTATCACAGACTTCATCTTGGTTCTGCATCGCTATTACCGGTCCCCCCTG GTCCAGATCTATGAGATTGAAGAACACAAGATTGAGACGTGGAGGG AGATCTACCTTCAAGGCTGCTTTAAGCCTCTGGTCTCCATCTCTCCCAGTGACAG CCTGTTTGAAGCTGTCTACACCCTCATCAAGAACCGTATCCACCGCCTGCCGGTCCTGGACCCAGTCTCAGGCGCCGTGCTGCACATCCTCACACACAAACGGCTTCTCAAGTTCCTGCACATCTTT CAGCGCACCCTGCTGCCCCGGCCCTCCTTCCTCTACCGCACCATCCAAGATCTGGGCATCGGCACATTCCGAGACTTGGCCGTGGTGCTGGAAACGGCACCCATCCTCACCGCGCTGGACATATTTGTGGACCGGCGCGTGTCTGCGCTGCCGGTGATCAACGAAGCTG GACAGGTCGTGGGCCTCTACTCCCGCTTTGATGTGATT cacCTGGCAGCCCAACAAACGTACAACCACCTGGATATAAGTGTGGGAGAAGCACTGAGGCGGAGGACGCTGTGTCTGGAGGGAGTCCTTTCCTGCCAGCCCCACGAGACCTTGGGGGAAGTCATCGACCGGATTGCCCGGGAGCAG GTGCACCGGCTGGTGCTTGTGGATGAAACCCAGCACCTCCTGGGTGTAGTGTCCCTCTCCGACATCCTTCAAGCTCTAGTGCTCAGCCCTGCTGGCATCGACGCCCTTGGGGCCTGA
- the PRKAG3 gene encoding 5'-AMP-activated protein kinase subunit gamma-3 isoform X1 encodes MCVCGGVCGGKGSSCGSECRMFSPPLQSLFSTQTPSWSSFGGPEHQEMSFLEQGDSTSWPSPAMTTSAEISLGEQRTKVSRWKSQEDVEERELPGLEGGPQSRAAAESTGLEATFPKATPLAQATPLSAVGTPTTERDSLPADCTASASSSSTDDLDQGIEFSAPAAWGDELGLVEERPAQCPSPQVPVLRLGWDDELRKPGAQVYMHFMQEHTCYDAMATSSKLVIFDTMLQIKKAFFALVANGVRAAPLWDSKKQSFVGMLTITDFILVLHRYYRSPLVQIYEIEEHKIETWREIYLQGCFKPLVSISPSDSLFEAVYTLIKNRIHRLPVLDPVSGAVLHILTHKRLLKFLHIFQRTLLPRPSFLYRTIQDLGIGTFRDLAVVLETAPILTALDIFVDRRVSALPVINEAGQVVGLYSRFDVIHLAAQQTYNHLDISVGEALRRRTLCLEGVLSCQPHETLGEVIDRIAREQVHRLVLVDETQHLLGVVSLSDILQALVLSPAGIDALGA; translated from the exons atgtgtgtctgtgggggtgtgtgtggtgggaaGGGCAGCTCCTGTGGTTCTGAGTGTAGGATGTTCTCCCCACCTCTTCAGTCACTCTTCTCCACACAGACCCCCTCCTGGAGCAGCTTTGGGGGACCCGAGCATCAAG AGATGAGCTTCCTAGAGCAAGGAGACAGCACTTCATGGCCATCACCAGCCATGACCACCAGCGCAGAAATAAGCCTTGGGGAACAGAGGACCAAGGTCTCAAGATGGAAAAGCCAGGAGGATGTAGAGGAAAGGGAGCTGCCAGGCCTGGAGGGAG GTCCCCAGTCCAGGGCAGCTGCTGAGTCCACCGGGCTGGAGGCCACATTCCCCAAGGCCACACCCTTGGCCCAAGCCACTCCCTTGTCCGCGGTGGGCACCCCCACAACAGAACGAGACAGCCTCCCCGCTGACTGTACAGCCTCCGCTTCCAGCTCCAGCACAGACGATCTGGATCAGGGCATAGAGTTCTCAGCCCCAGCAGCGTGGGGGGATGAGCTCGGCCTGGTGGAAGAGAGGCCGGCCCAGTGCCCGTCCCCGCAGGTGCCGGTGCTCAGGCTCGGCTGGGACGATGAGCTGCGGAAGCCAGGGGCTCAGGTCTACATGCACTTCATGCAGGAGCACACCTGCTACGATgccatggcaaccagctccaagCTGGTCATCTTCGACACCATGCTACAG atcaagaagGCCTTCTTTGCCCTGGTGGCCAATGGTGTCCGGGCCGCACCTCTATGGGACAGCAAGAAGCAGAGCTTCGTGG ggATGCTGACTATCACAGACTTCATCTTGGTTCTGCATCGCTATTACCGGTCCCCCCTG GTCCAGATCTATGAGATTGAAGAACACAAGATTGAGACGTGGAGGG AGATCTACCTTCAAGGCTGCTTTAAGCCTCTGGTCTCCATCTCTCCCAGTGACAG CCTGTTTGAAGCTGTCTACACCCTCATCAAGAACCGTATCCACCGCCTGCCGGTCCTGGACCCAGTCTCAGGCGCCGTGCTGCACATCCTCACACACAAACGGCTTCTCAAGTTCCTGCACATCTTT CAGCGCACCCTGCTGCCCCGGCCCTCCTTCCTCTACCGCACCATCCAAGATCTGGGCATCGGCACATTCCGAGACTTGGCCGTGGTGCTGGAAACGGCACCCATCCTCACCGCGCTGGACATATTTGTGGACCGGCGCGTGTCTGCGCTGCCGGTGATCAACGAAGCTG GACAGGTCGTGGGCCTCTACTCCCGCTTTGATGTGATT cacCTGGCAGCCCAACAAACGTACAACCACCTGGATATAAGTGTGGGAGAAGCACTGAGGCGGAGGACGCTGTGTCTGGAGGGAGTCCTTTCCTGCCAGCCCCACGAGACCTTGGGGGAAGTCATCGACCGGATTGCCCGGGAGCAG GTGCACCGGCTGGTGCTTGTGGATGAAACCCAGCACCTCCTGGGTGTAGTGTCCCTCTCCGACATCCTTCAAGCTCTAGTGCTCAGCCCTGCTGGCATCGACGCCCTTGGGGCCTGA
- the PRKAG3 gene encoding 5'-AMP-activated protein kinase subunit gamma-3 isoform X2 — translation MCVCGGVCGGKGSSCGSECRMFSPPLQSLFSTQTPSWSSFGGPEHQEMSFLEQGDSTSWPSPAMTTSAEISLGEQRTKVSRWKSQEDVEERELPGLEGGPQSRAAAESTGLEATFPKATPLAQATPLSAVGTPTTERDSLPADCTASASSSSTDDLDQGIEFSAPAAWGDELGLVEERPAQCPSPQVPVLRLGWDDELRKPGAQVYMHFMQEHTCYDAMATSSKLVIFDTMLQIKKAFFALVANGVRAAPLWDSKKQSFVGMLTITDFILVLHRYYRSPLVQIYEIEEHKIETWREIYLQGCFKPLVSISPSDSLFEAVYTLIKNRIHRLPVLDPVSGAVLHILTHKRLLKFLHIFRTLLPRPSFLYRTIQDLGIGTFRDLAVVLETAPILTALDIFVDRRVSALPVINEAGQVVGLYSRFDVIHLAAQQTYNHLDISVGEALRRRTLCLEGVLSCQPHETLGEVIDRIAREQVHRLVLVDETQHLLGVVSLSDILQALVLSPAGIDALGA, via the exons atgtgtgtctgtgggggtgtgtgtggtgggaaGGGCAGCTCCTGTGGTTCTGAGTGTAGGATGTTCTCCCCACCTCTTCAGTCACTCTTCTCCACACAGACCCCCTCCTGGAGCAGCTTTGGGGGACCCGAGCATCAAG AGATGAGCTTCCTAGAGCAAGGAGACAGCACTTCATGGCCATCACCAGCCATGACCACCAGCGCAGAAATAAGCCTTGGGGAACAGAGGACCAAGGTCTCAAGATGGAAAAGCCAGGAGGATGTAGAGGAAAGGGAGCTGCCAGGCCTGGAGGGAG GTCCCCAGTCCAGGGCAGCTGCTGAGTCCACCGGGCTGGAGGCCACATTCCCCAAGGCCACACCCTTGGCCCAAGCCACTCCCTTGTCCGCGGTGGGCACCCCCACAACAGAACGAGACAGCCTCCCCGCTGACTGTACAGCCTCCGCTTCCAGCTCCAGCACAGACGATCTGGATCAGGGCATAGAGTTCTCAGCCCCAGCAGCGTGGGGGGATGAGCTCGGCCTGGTGGAAGAGAGGCCGGCCCAGTGCCCGTCCCCGCAGGTGCCGGTGCTCAGGCTCGGCTGGGACGATGAGCTGCGGAAGCCAGGGGCTCAGGTCTACATGCACTTCATGCAGGAGCACACCTGCTACGATgccatggcaaccagctccaagCTGGTCATCTTCGACACCATGCTACAG atcaagaagGCCTTCTTTGCCCTGGTGGCCAATGGTGTCCGGGCCGCACCTCTATGGGACAGCAAGAAGCAGAGCTTCGTGG ggATGCTGACTATCACAGACTTCATCTTGGTTCTGCATCGCTATTACCGGTCCCCCCTG GTCCAGATCTATGAGATTGAAGAACACAAGATTGAGACGTGGAGGG AGATCTACCTTCAAGGCTGCTTTAAGCCTCTGGTCTCCATCTCTCCCAGTGACAG CCTGTTTGAAGCTGTCTACACCCTCATCAAGAACCGTATCCACCGCCTGCCGGTCCTGGACCCAGTCTCAGGCGCCGTGCTGCACATCCTCACACACAAACGGCTTCTCAAGTTCCTGCACATCTTT CGCACCCTGCTGCCCCGGCCCTCCTTCCTCTACCGCACCATCCAAGATCTGGGCATCGGCACATTCCGAGACTTGGCCGTGGTGCTGGAAACGGCACCCATCCTCACCGCGCTGGACATATTTGTGGACCGGCGCGTGTCTGCGCTGCCGGTGATCAACGAAGCTG GACAGGTCGTGGGCCTCTACTCCCGCTTTGATGTGATT cacCTGGCAGCCCAACAAACGTACAACCACCTGGATATAAGTGTGGGAGAAGCACTGAGGCGGAGGACGCTGTGTCTGGAGGGAGTCCTTTCCTGCCAGCCCCACGAGACCTTGGGGGAAGTCATCGACCGGATTGCCCGGGAGCAG GTGCACCGGCTGGTGCTTGTGGATGAAACCCAGCACCTCCTGGGTGTAGTGTCCCTCTCCGACATCCTTCAAGCTCTAGTGCTCAGCCCTGCTGGCATCGACGCCCTTGGGGCCTGA
- the PRKAG3 gene encoding 5'-AMP-activated protein kinase subunit gamma-3 isoform 3 (isoform 3 is encoded by transcript variant 3), producing MEPAELEHALCGTPSWSSFGGPEHQEMSFLEQGDSTSWPSPAMTTSAEISLGEQRTKVSRWKSQEDVEERELPGLEGGPQSRAAAESTGLEATFPKATPLAQATPLSAVGTPTTERDSLPADCTASASSSSTDDLDQGIEFSAPAAWGDELGLVEERPAQCPSPQVPVLRLGWDDELRKPGAQVYMHFMQEHTCYDAMATSSKLVIFDTMLQIKKAFFALVANGVRAAPLWDSKKQSFVGMLTITDFILVLHRYYRSPLVQIYEIEEHKIETWREIYLQGCFKPLVSISPSDSLFEAVYTLIKNRIHRLPVLDPVSGAVLHILTHKRLLKFLHIFQRTLLPRPSFLYRTIQDLGIGTFRDLAVVLETAPILTALDIFVDRRVSALPVINEAGQVVGLYSRFDVIHLAAQQTYNHLDISVGEALRRRTLCLEGVLSCQPHETLGEVIDRIAREQVHRLVLVDETQHLLGVVSLSDILQALVLSPAGIDALGA from the exons ATGGAGCCCGCCGAGCTGGAGCACGCACTGTGTGGG ACCCCCTCCTGGAGCAGCTTTGGGGGACCCGAGCATCAAG AGATGAGCTTCCTAGAGCAAGGAGACAGCACTTCATGGCCATCACCAGCCATGACCACCAGCGCAGAAATAAGCCTTGGGGAACAGAGGACCAAGGTCTCAAGATGGAAAAGCCAGGAGGATGTAGAGGAAAGGGAGCTGCCAGGCCTGGAGGGAG GTCCCCAGTCCAGGGCAGCTGCTGAGTCCACCGGGCTGGAGGCCACATTCCCCAAGGCCACACCCTTGGCCCAAGCCACTCCCTTGTCCGCGGTGGGCACCCCCACAACAGAACGAGACAGCCTCCCCGCTGACTGTACAGCCTCCGCTTCCAGCTCCAGCACAGACGATCTGGATCAGGGCATAGAGTTCTCAGCCCCAGCAGCGTGGGGGGATGAGCTCGGCCTGGTGGAAGAGAGGCCGGCCCAGTGCCCGTCCCCGCAGGTGCCGGTGCTCAGGCTCGGCTGGGACGATGAGCTGCGGAAGCCAGGGGCTCAGGTCTACATGCACTTCATGCAGGAGCACACCTGCTACGATgccatggcaaccagctccaagCTGGTCATCTTCGACACCATGCTACAG atcaagaagGCCTTCTTTGCCCTGGTGGCCAATGGTGTCCGGGCCGCACCTCTATGGGACAGCAAGAAGCAGAGCTTCGTGG ggATGCTGACTATCACAGACTTCATCTTGGTTCTGCATCGCTATTACCGGTCCCCCCTG GTCCAGATCTATGAGATTGAAGAACACAAGATTGAGACGTGGAGGG AGATCTACCTTCAAGGCTGCTTTAAGCCTCTGGTCTCCATCTCTCCCAGTGACAG CCTGTTTGAAGCTGTCTACACCCTCATCAAGAACCGTATCCACCGCCTGCCGGTCCTGGACCCAGTCTCAGGCGCCGTGCTGCACATCCTCACACACAAACGGCTTCTCAAGTTCCTGCACATCTTT CAGCGCACCCTGCTGCCCCGGCCCTCCTTCCTCTACCGCACCATCCAAGATCTGGGCATCGGCACATTCCGAGACTTGGCCGTGGTGCTGGAAACGGCACCCATCCTCACCGCGCTGGACATATTTGTGGACCGGCGCGTGTCTGCGCTGCCGGTGATCAACGAAGCTG GACAGGTCGTGGGCCTCTACTCCCGCTTTGATGTGATT cacCTGGCAGCCCAACAAACGTACAACCACCTGGATATAAGTGTGGGAGAAGCACTGAGGCGGAGGACGCTGTGTCTGGAGGGAGTCCTTTCCTGCCAGCCCCACGAGACCTTGGGGGAAGTCATCGACCGGATTGCCCGGGAGCAG GTGCACCGGCTGGTGCTTGTGGATGAAACCCAGCACCTCCTGGGTGTAGTGTCCCTCTCCGACATCCTTCAAGCTCTAGTGCTCAGCCCTGCTGGCATCGACGCCCTTGGGGCCTGA